A part of Reinekea thalattae genomic DNA contains:
- a CDS encoding LysR substrate-binding domain-containing protein: protein MRFFIVFIAIVVMDELRAIKYFLKVAETGSFTEAAHYFNVPPSSLSRRVSDLEADLNTTLLHRTTRVVKLTEVGKLYYQQTLDIYQQLHDAKEIVRSHNTEPQGLLRISSLVSFGERRLLPLLDEFNRQYPKVILDVTLSDELAVFSRDEADIAIRGGYAPNERVVAVPLLSNKFYLVASPKYIERYGTPKNIDDWQHHKAICFKGPSGTLPWLMQQQGQWKKVAIEPIAMSNNVPWLVSKAVNAEGILLAPRWCIQPNIESEELVELGIKPELFVRPSSDAGSIYLLYQKQQYQQAKIKAAVDFLTERLKGSL, encoded by the coding sequence ATGCGCTTCTTTATTGTCTTTATAGCAATAGTGGTTATGGATGAATTACGCGCAATCAAATACTTTTTAAAAGTCGCCGAAACTGGCAGTTTCACCGAAGCTGCGCACTACTTTAACGTGCCGCCGTCTTCACTTTCACGCCGAGTGTCCGACCTAGAAGCCGACCTCAACACGACTCTGCTACACCGCACCACACGGGTGGTTAAACTCACCGAGGTGGGCAAGCTTTATTACCAGCAAACCTTGGATATTTACCAGCAGCTACACGACGCCAAAGAGATTGTTCGCAGCCATAACACCGAGCCGCAAGGCCTGTTAAGGATTAGCTCATTGGTGAGTTTTGGCGAGCGCCGGCTTTTGCCTCTGCTGGACGAATTTAATCGCCAATATCCGAAAGTCATTTTGGATGTCACACTCAGTGATGAGCTGGCGGTGTTTAGCCGCGACGAAGCCGACATTGCCATTCGCGGCGGCTATGCGCCAAATGAACGCGTTGTTGCAGTGCCGTTGTTAAGCAATAAATTCTATCTGGTTGCCTCACCCAAATACATTGAGCGCTATGGCACGCCGAAAAATATAGACGATTGGCAACACCATAAAGCCATCTGCTTTAAAGGCCCTTCGGGCACCTTGCCTTGGTTAATGCAACAGCAAGGTCAGTGGAAAAAAGTAGCTATTGAACCGATCGCCATGTCCAACAATGTGCCATGGTTGGTGAGTAAGGCGGTTAATGCAGAAGGCATTTTATTAGCGCCGCGCTGGTGCATTCAGCCTAATATTGAGAGCGAAGAATTAGTCGAGTTAGGAATTAAACCTGAGCTGTTTGTTCGGCCTTCGTCTGATGCCGGTAGTATTTATTTGCTCTACCAAAAGCAGCAATACCAACAGGCAAAGATTAAAGCCGCAGTCGATTTTTTAACCGAGCGGCTTAAAGGGTCGCTCTAA